The Planctomycetaceae bacterium genome contains the following window.
CTACGGGCACGCCCTCATATTCAAACTGCAGCGCGTTGTCGGCAGTAACGCTCATGGCCACTTGCCGGTACCGCTCGAGGCTGGCGGGGTCTACCAACTCGCTGATCAGCCGCACAGTCAAGGGCAGGCCTTGCGTCATACGGCGGCGGTTGTCCATGCATCGCCGGCAGAAGCTTTCCTTGTTGGCCATGGTATCGGCCACCGTCAGTTCGCACAGGGGAAATACAAAGTCGTCGAAGATCATTTCGACGCGCGCCCCCCGGGCATTGAGCGCCAGTGCCAGCGGCACTTCGAAGTTGGTCAAATACATGTTGCCGATCATCGACATGTACACGACGCGCGGCCCTTGCGGGTGGGCGGCGAAGCGACTTATATCCGTCGTACGCCGCATGACCTCCCTCCAGGCCGCGTGCCTGCCGGAATAAATCCAGTGCTTGTGCAGCTTCGCCACCGGCGAGCGAAACGGCCCTAAGAACCGTCCAATACCTTTGCTCATGAAAATATCCTGTTCAGGAACTGGCGGGGCTTTGTTGCGGCCGCACCATCTCCGGCGGATGCTTTGCCAGGATCCATTCAGCCATGTCCCACTGCTGCTGGTTGTCGATGTCGATGGCGTAGCATCGGTCGATGACCAGGGGCAGGATGCGGTCACCCGAAAGCGAGCGCTTGTCCAGCACCGTCTGGCGGCGGAAGACGTCCAGATGCCCTGTCTGCCAGAAGGTGGCGGGCAGGCTCTGGCGCGGTTGATTGTACGGCTCGGCCAGGTCGCAGCTCAGCAGCGGTTCCATGTGGTCGCCCACCAGGCGCCACATCTTATAGGGGTTCTCGCCCGATGGCGTCACCGTTCGCACGCAATCGGCGGCCGGGTCTTCCAGCAGTTTGACGACGGCCTCATCCACGCAGCCCAGCGGCCGAAACGGCGAGGTCGGCCTCAGTTGCACCAGGATGTCCGGTTCGTAGCCTTCGGCGTCTTTGAGGGCGCGCAGGGCGTGCTCGAAGACCGGCCAATCGGTGGTCCGGTCCTGGGCCAGGTCGGCCGGGCGGAGGAAGGGAACTTCTGCGCCGCACTGACGAGCAACGGCGGCGATCTCTTCACTGTCGGTCGAGACGATGGTGCGCGTGACGAGCTTCGACTTCAGGCCGGCCGCGACGCTGTAGGCGATCAGCGGAAATCCC
Protein-coding sequences here:
- a CDS encoding acylneuraminate cytidylyltransferase family protein, producing the protein MNRRTEVLALIPARGGSKGLPGKNIKPLAGFPLIAYSVAAGLKSKLVTRTIVSTDSEEIAAVARQCGAEVPFLRPADLAQDRTTDWPVFEHALRALKDAEGYEPDILVQLRPTSPFRPLGCVDEAVVKLLEDPAADCVRTVTPSGENPYKMWRLVGDHMEPLLSCDLAEPYNQPRQSLPATFWQTGHLDVFRRQTVLDKRSLSGDRILPLVIDRCYAIDIDNQQQWDMAEWILAKHPPEMVRPQQSPASS